One window of Acidobacteriota bacterium genomic DNA carries:
- a CDS encoding cytosine permease, with amino-acid sequence MNPADIAQIPPSARTQRALDVFWIFAGANIVATTLQVGAALAGDFEPASALILIAVGAAGGSMLVASLAVVGPRLGVPSVIAARAALGVRGAGLVAALLYVTNFAWIAVNNVIAASVGARLLGGPAAMPLWIAGLGLVSTAVVALGPRAVGLADRIAVPLLLLVGGAMTWAVIQAPSQLPMSIAPAVHGPSWFRGFDIVVGYQVSWILMFADYSRYTTSERKSAWAVLLGLLLTSLWMMPLGLAAARVAGTADPGEMMAAIGLGWVGAVLMVLATITTNFVNIYMSGLAWKTLVPRMSAQWSVWSIGIIGTLLALLSGSWLNRYAEFMVVLGGVLVPVGGVLVAHFRFGRPAPHVPDLYDARGPYRGVLLPGVVAWALGSLAYYLASRWGGTLPSLMTSIVAYRILARRRGQGVPRAR; translated from the coding sequence ATGAACCCGGCGGATATCGCCCAGATTCCCCCGAGCGCCCGAACCCAGCGCGCCCTTGACGTGTTCTGGATCTTCGCCGGCGCCAATATCGTCGCGACGACGCTGCAAGTGGGTGCGGCGCTCGCCGGCGACTTCGAACCGGCATCGGCGTTGATCCTGATTGCGGTCGGCGCGGCGGGCGGCTCGATGCTCGTCGCGTCGCTGGCGGTTGTCGGCCCGCGGTTGGGCGTGCCGTCGGTCATCGCGGCGCGCGCGGCGCTGGGTGTTCGCGGCGCCGGGCTGGTTGCGGCCCTCCTCTACGTCACCAACTTCGCGTGGATCGCCGTCAACAACGTGATTGCCGCATCGGTTGGCGCACGGCTGCTGGGCGGTCCGGCAGCCATGCCGCTGTGGATTGCGGGCCTGGGCCTCGTCTCGACCGCGGTGGTGGCGCTCGGTCCGCGCGCGGTGGGCCTCGCCGATCGGATTGCCGTGCCGCTGCTGCTGCTGGTTGGAGGCGCGATGACGTGGGCGGTCATCCAGGCGCCTTCGCAACTGCCGATGTCGATCGCCCCGGCCGTCCACGGCCCCTCCTGGTTTCGCGGCTTCGACATCGTCGTCGGCTACCAGGTGTCGTGGATCCTGATGTTCGCGGACTATTCCCGGTACACGACGTCGGAGCGAAAGAGCGCATGGGCCGTGTTGCTCGGGCTGCTGCTTACCAGTCTCTGGATGATGCCGCTGGGCCTGGCCGCGGCGCGCGTGGCGGGCACGGCCGACCCGGGCGAGATGATGGCGGCCATCGGCCTCGGCTGGGTGGGGGCGGTGTTGATGGTGCTGGCCACGATCACCACGAACTTCGTGAACATCTACATGTCGGGGCTGGCCTGGAAGACCCTGGTACCGCGGATGAGCGCCCAGTGGTCGGTCTGGTCGATTGGCATCATCGGCACACTGCTCGCGCTGCTCTCGGGAAGCTGGCTGAATCGGTACGCCGAGTTCATGGTGGTGCTGGGGGGCGTCCTGGTGCCGGTCGGAGGCGTTCTGGTGGCGCACTTCCGGTTCGGACGCCCGGCGCCTCATGTGCCCGATCTGTACGATGCCCGTGGACCCTATCGTGGCGTGCTGCTGCCGGGTGTGGTGGCGTGGGCGCTCGGAAGCCTGGCCTACTATCTCGCCAGTCGGTGGGGCGGAACGCTGCCGTCGCTGATGACTTCGATTGTGGCGTACCGGATCCTGGCGAGACGGCGGGGGCAAGGCGTACCAAGGGCACGATAA
- a CDS encoding tyrosine recombinase XerC has translation MKDHLRSFLDFIRLNRGASPHTVRAYESDLSQFLDFLPIHNGRSGGEQRPTDCDVAAIRSFLAELYRTHRSRKSAGRKLAAVRTFTRYLRREGLIEGDPGSMVATPKSENKLPAHLEIDEMTALLETPDTQSPLGRRDRAMLELFYASGLRLSELVGLDLESVNLGGRLVRVLGKGSKERIVPFNQSAADALRAYLKDRPALEQQALRQKTGPPKSPARRSPLRRLPRESAAASPLFLNARGGRLTGRSVHRLVRLYVSQCSIRSGISPHALRHSFATHLLERGADLRAIQELLGHAQLSTTQRYTHVSAAQLIDVYRRAHPRARQQ, from the coding sequence GTGAAAGATCATCTCCGGTCGTTTCTCGACTTCATTCGCCTGAACCGGGGCGCCTCGCCGCACACGGTGCGCGCCTACGAGAGCGACCTGTCGCAATTTCTCGACTTCCTGCCCATCCACAACGGCCGGTCCGGCGGTGAGCAGCGGCCCACCGATTGCGACGTGGCCGCCATCCGGTCGTTTCTCGCCGAGCTCTATCGGACCCACAGGTCCCGCAAGAGCGCGGGCCGCAAGCTGGCGGCGGTCCGGACGTTCACGCGTTATCTTCGCCGCGAGGGGCTGATCGAGGGCGATCCCGGTTCGATGGTCGCCACGCCGAAGTCCGAGAACAAGCTGCCGGCGCACCTCGAGATTGACGAGATGACGGCCCTCCTCGAAACACCGGACACGCAGTCGCCGCTTGGAAGACGGGATCGGGCGATGCTCGAGCTGTTCTACGCGTCCGGGCTGCGATTGAGCGAGCTGGTGGGTCTCGACCTGGAGAGCGTGAATCTCGGCGGCCGCCTCGTGCGCGTGCTCGGCAAGGGGAGCAAGGAGCGCATTGTCCCCTTCAACCAGAGCGCGGCCGACGCGCTGCGGGCGTATCTCAAGGACCGCCCCGCGCTCGAGCAACAGGCGTTGCGGCAGAAGACAGGGCCGCCGAAATCACCCGCGCGACGGAGTCCCCTCCGGCGGCTGCCGCGGGAGTCGGCCGCCGCCAGTCCCCTGTTCCTCAACGCCCGCGGCGGACGGCTGACGGGCCGAAGTGTGCACCGGCTGGTGCGGCTCTACGTGTCGCAGTGCAGCATCCGCAGCGGCATCAGTCCGCATGCGCTGCGGCATTCGTTTGCGACACACCTGCTGGAGCGGGGCGCGGACCTGCGGGCCATTCAGGAACTGCTGGGGCACGCGCAGTTGTCGACCACGCAGCGCTACACGCACGTGAGCGCCGCGCAACTGATCGACGTCTATCGCCGCGCGCATCCGCGGGCGAGGCAGCAGTAG
- a CDS encoding cupredoxin domain-containing protein — protein sequence MTLRNIFAFAVALSFAAVVGSAQAPSAPAKPSQAQKKVQKVKLSFDDKGYVVTPSTLAKGVPVEMDVDLDTVKGCMRTVVIASLNVKKTVKAGDTLIAFTPDKAGNVPVICGMNMGKGAFTVVDSK from the coding sequence ATGACCCTCAGAAACATATTCGCGTTCGCGGTGGCGCTCTCGTTTGCGGCCGTTGTCGGATCGGCCCAGGCGCCGAGCGCTCCGGCCAAGCCCAGCCAGGCACAGAAGAAGGTCCAGAAGGTGAAGCTGTCGTTCGACGACAAGGGCTATGTCGTGACGCCCTCGACGCTCGCCAAAGGCGTGCCGGTCGAGATGGACGTCGACCTGGACACGGTCAAAGGGTGCATGCGGACCGTCGTGATTGCGTCGTTGAACGTGAAGAAGACGGTGAAGGCCGGAGATACGCTGATTGCGTTCACGCCGGACAAGGCGGGGAATGTGCCGGTGATTTGCGGGATGAACATGGGCAAGGGCGCATTCACCGTCGTCGATTCGAAGTGA